CCCCGTGGCGACCCGGTTCGCCGCGCCCTCCATCTCGGCTGCGGGGCCGCTCTGTTCGGCCTGCGGGTCGCCGCCGCACACCGCGGTCGCCACGCCGTGGTCCGGCTGCTGCCCGACCCGGCCGATCCGTGGCATCTCGCCGACGTCCGCCTTACCGAAGCGGTCGCCGACTCCGACGAGCTGAGCGTCCTCCGTCCGGCGCTCCGGGAGCGGCACACCAGCCGGTTCCCCTTCACCGAGGAGCGCATTCCGCCCGAGATCCTCGACGGGCTCCGTTCCGCGGCCTTCCTGGAGGGCTGCCGCCTCGTCGTGCCGGGCGCCTGGCACACCGACACCGTGCTGGAACTCGTCCACGACTCGGAGCGTTTCGAGTCCGCGGACGCCGCGGTCAGGAAGGAGATCGCCGCCTGGATCCGTACGGGGACGGAGGACGAGGGTTCCTTGACCGAAGGCATCCCCGCGTACGCCGTCGGGCCTCGGCAGTACGACGTCACCTCGCCGGTACGGGATTTCGATGCCCATGGACTCCTCCCCGGCCGGGTGTCGGCACGCTTCGAGAAGAGTCCCCAGATCGCGCTGCTCTGCACGGTCGAGGACACCCCGAAGGACTGGCTCACGGCGGGTCAGGCCATGCACCGGGTCCTGCTGCAGGCCACCCTCGACGGCCTGTCCACGTCCCCCGTCTCTCAGCCCCTCGAATGGCCTGAACTCCGCTCGATGGCGCGCGACCCGGGATCCACCACGGGATACGTCCACATGGTCATCCGCCTGGGCTACGGTCCCCGCGGCCGCGCCACGCCACGCCGACCGGTCTCCGAGGTGCTGACCTTCGCCTGAGTCCGACGGGCGTGAATCGGCCCGCCATCGCGGATCGCAGCCGGCCGCATCAGGGCCGGCTTCGAGCCTGTCGCCGACCGGCCGGGGATCGGAATCCGGCCTTCTTCGATCCGGAGGAAGTTCCGTGAACCACATCGTGGGACTCGTCGTTGTACTGGTGGGGCAACGTTCCGTGACCGTACAAGGGGTTTCTGTTGATGAATCTCGCGGAGTCGACCGAGTCGATGGAGCAGCTGGCCGTGGCGTGGCGGGCCATGGTGCTCGACCGGGATCCGGAGGCGGACGTCCGTGATCTTCCGGGTATCGCCGTGCGCTGGGCCGACTGCCGGTTCGCGTTCTGGAACTGCCTGACGCTGACCGAGGTCGGCGCCGACGCGGAGCTGCTGGAGCGGCGCCTGCACCAGGCCGCGGAGATCATGCGTTCCAAGGAGCGGCCCGGCTTCCTGTGGCTCTTCGAGGACCTGCTCGACGACCGTGCCCGGGACGCGCTGGAGGCTGCGGCCGAAAGGGCGGGGCTCGAACACGCCTTTCCCGGCACCGGGATGGCGGGAGATCTCCTCCCCGTTCCCGAGCCCACCCACCCCGACCTGACCTTCGTACGGGTGGCAACCGACGAACAGCTGCGCGCCTTCGCGGACCTCAACTCCCTTGCGTACGGCTTTCCGTTGGAGGACGGCCGCGACGGGCTCGTCGGCTCCACGCTGTGGAAGGAGGGGGTGCACGCCTATCTGGGGATGCGGGGCGATGTCCCGGTGACCTGCGCCGGGACGGTGGAGGCGGACGGCCGTCTGTTCGTGGTGCTCGTCGCGACCCATCCGGAGTGGGAGCGGAGGGGCTACGGCGAGGCGGTGACGCGGAAGGCGTTGTACGAGGGTGGGCAGGCCACGGGTCTCACTCGCGCCACGCTGCACGCGACAGTCGCCGGAGCGCCGGTGTACCCGCGCATCGGCTTCAAGCCGAACTCGCCCATGAGCTTCTTCGCCCTGAAGGGCTGACCACACCGGGCCTCGGTCGCCACGCGCAGAGAGCCGGGCCGACCGCACCCCACGACAACGGCCCACGCGACCGCATCCAGGTCACGTGGGCCGACGTCAAGGGCTCGGCGCGCCAGGGACTGTGCTTGACACGATGGCTTCAGAGGTTCGGCTGTGATCGGGCCATCGTCGGCGGCGGACCGGATCGGCCGGCCTCGGCGGCGGCTCGATCCGGTCCCCGTCGCATCAGTGACCACTCATCGGACGGACACATCGATGCACCGACCAACTGATCCTCGTGGCACGCTCTAGCCCCAGGTTCGGACCGAGGAAATCGAGTCGTTGTACGGGTAGTTGAGGACGTTCCACGTGTAGTTGTTCTGGAAGACGCCCTGGATGCCCTGGAAGTTGTTGTCGTTCCACGTGTAGAGCGTCTTGGCGTTCTGGATGGAGATCGAGGAGATCCTGTCCTGGAGCGCCGCCGTCCCGGAGCTCGAGTTGATGTCCTTGCCCATGTCGGTGACGTACGGGGCGTTGTCCGTCGTCCAGTAGTGGCACGTGTTGAGGTAGTTGTTGACGCAGAGCTGTGTCCCGTTCGGAATCGCCGTCGCGGCGGAGGCGGGAGTCGCCAGCAGGAGCGTGGCGAGGCTGGCGACAGAGGCCGCCACGCCGAGGGCAGACAGAGCATTCGACTTCTTGAGTACGCGCATGAACCGGTCCTTCGAGTTGATGGAAGTTCCCTGACTTGAGACACGTATGTCGGCCGGCCCCGGATGGGTTGACTCATCCCTGGAGCGTTTTGGACTGGATTCAGCTACCTGCCCGGGCCCGCTCATTTCCTTTCGGTGCGGTCTGATGAGCGCCCCGCCAGGGCGGTGCGCCACGCATCGGACAGCGCGATCTTCTTGAGCTCGTCGATTCCCAGAGCGGGTTCCCTGCGGGTTCCGGGGAGCCGGTAAGCCCTCGTGTTGAGTTCGTTGACGGCGACGCGCAGGCCGTCGGGGCGCCAGATGTCGACCGACCACAGGACCGCCCCGTCGCCGCCCTTGTCCGGGTGGCCCCGTGTGACCTTCACGCGCACTCCGTCCGCTTCCGTGATCGCCCCTCGGAAGACGCGCGTCAGCGCCTCGTCATCCGGTTCCCATTGCTGCACCGTGACCGCGACCAGGCACTTGCCTCGCCCGTCGTCCACCGTCAGATGCCCGTAGCCCGGCGCTCCCCCTCTGTCCGCCGTCCGCAGGTGTCCGGGAAGGTTCTGACTGATGACGTCCGTGACCTCGGCCGCGGGGAGGTACTGGAAGGACGGCATCGAGGTGGAGCCACGGGGAGGGGCCGGTACGGCGGCCAGGACGGGCTTCCATGCCGTCGACACGGCGATGTCGGTGAGCTGTCGCACGCTCAGGGGTGGAGTGGGCCGACTGGGGGTGGGGTTCCTGTCGCCTCTTGTGTTGGACGCCGCGACGGCGACCATGCCGCCGTCGCGGTCGGTGCGCACGGCTGTCCACCGTCGGCCGACCGATGGCCTGGTCTCGTCGGCCGGGGACTCGTCGAGGATGAGCGTGGCACCGTCTTCGAGGTGGGTGAGAGTGCAGTGGCTGAAGGGGTGTTCGGACAGATCCGGGCACTGGGACAGTTGCGGGGGCAGGGGTAACGGGAATCGTCCCACCGAGGCCGACACCTGGCCGATTCCGTCGGCGTCCGCGTAGCTGAGGACGGTCGGAGCGAGCGGGTCGTTCCCCCTTGCCTGGGCGTCGCGCACCACTGCGTCCTCCTCCTCGGGTAACAGGGTTCGGAGGACCTGGCTCACCGAGTGCGGGCTCGTTTCGGTCGGGGATGAAGGGGAGCAGCCGGCCGCGAAGACCATGCAGGCCAGCGGGGCGATCACTGCCGTGTACGGAGAAGCGCGCCGGCTCGGCGAGCCGGCGGCAGCTCGGGCGGACGTCCTCATACGGATCTGCCTTTCAGCGTGTGGGGCGACCGCGAGGGCGAAATGGGCGAGGTAGTTGGTGGAGAGCTGCATCTCCCATCCCTGCGCATCGACCTGACGGGCCGGAAGCATCATCAGGTCGGTGTTCAGGACGAGGCCGTCCAGGGGCCTGGTCCAGGCATCGCAGAAAGCTCGTACGAACGCCAGGTCGGCAAGGTCCAGCGCGACGGCCCGGGTTCCCGGGAAACCTCGACCGGTGGATCGGCTTCAGCGGGGTTGCGAGTGGCTACGGTCACCTGCGCCCCCGCGGCGGCGAGGGCACGAACCGTCTCGACGCCGAGGCCGGAGGATCCTCCCCTGACGATCAGCCGGCGCCCGCTCAGATCGACTCCGTCGAGCACCTCGGTGGCGGTGGCGCGCCGTCCGAAAGGCGTGGTGGTCAGTGACATACCTCTGCCCGTCTTCAGAAGGGGTGGCGGGATCACCATACAACGTGTGCACACGTATTAGTACCGCGATGGCGTATGTGTGCATCGACATGTGCTGTCACATGTTCTGCGATCAGGGCCTGCGCGCTGAGCGCAGCGGAGGCGTCGTCAACATCTCCGGCGATCGCCCCCGTTCCGTCCCGCACGGAGGGCCGGGTGGGATCAGACGGTGATGGTCTTGTATTCGGTGTAGGTACCGAGGCCGATCGCTCCGTACTCGCGGCCGATGCCGCTGGCCTTGAAGCCGCCGAACGGGCCGTCGAACGCGACGGAAGCGCCGTTGACGGTGACGGTGCCCGTGCGGATCCGGCGGGCGACCGCCAGGGCGTGTTCCTCGTCGGAGGACCAGACGCCGCCGGAGAGGCCGTACTCGGAGTCGTTGGCGATGCGGACGGCGTCGTCCTCGCCCTCGTACGCGATGACGACCAGGACCGGGCCGAAGATCTCCTCCTGTGCGATGCGCATCGCGTTGTCGACGTCGGCGAAGACGGTGGGGGTGACGTAGTTGCCCTTCTCCAGCCCCTCGGGGATCTGCGGGCCGCCGGTGACCAGGCGGGCGCCCTCGTCGATGCCGAGCCGGATGTACTCGCGCACGCGCTCCTGCTGGTCGGGGCGGATCATCGGGCCGATGAAGGTGTCGGGGGCATCGGGGTGGCCGACCTTCAGCGACTCCACCATGCCCTTCAGTGCGGTCACGACCTCCTCGTACCGACTGCGGGGGGCCAGGATCCTGGTCTGCGCGATGCACGACTCGCCGTTGTTGAGCAGGGATCCGAACTTCAGGCCCGCGACGGCCTTGTCGATGTCGGCGTCGGGCAGGATGACCGCGGCGGACTTGCCGCCCAGCTCCAGGCTGACACGCTTGAGCTGCTCCCCCGCGATGGCGGCGATGCGGCGGCCGGCCCGGGTCGAACCGGTGAAGGCGATCTTGTCGACCTCCTGATGGGAGATCAGGTACTCACTGGTCTCCCGGTCCGCGGGAAGGACGCTGATCACGCCCTCCGGGAGGCCGACCTGCTCCAGCAGCTCGGCGAGGAAGCCCATGCTCAGCGAGTTCTCGGGGGACACCTTGAGGACCACGGAGTTGCCGGCGAGCAGAGCAGGGATGATCTTCGAGGTCGCCGAGGAGAACGGCGAGTTCCACGGGATCACCGCGGCCACGACACCGACCGCCTCGCGGCGCACCACGTTGCGCACCGTTGAGGTGGGGTCGGAGGGCGTCAGCGTCTCCTCCCAGGCGAACTCCTGTGCCGCCTTGAGGTAGGCGTTCGCCTGTCGGGTGAGCCCGGGCTGTCCGGCGCGGGTGAACCATCCCGCCGACCCGTTCTCCAGCGAGATCAGCTGCGCGATCCTCTCCGCGTTCTTCTCGCGCAGTGCGTTGAACCTCCGCAGGACGGTGATCCGCTCCGCCGGCGGGGTCAGCGACCACTCCCCCGCCTCGAAGGACGCCCGTGCCGCGGCGACCGCGCGGTCGATGTCCGCCGGGCGTGCCTGAGCGGCGCGCCCGACCACCGACCTGTCGTGCGGCGAGGCGATGTCCAGCAGCTCCGGGTCACTCGGCTCCACCCAGGAACCCCCGATGAAAAGCCGGTCGTAGGTGATCATGCGTTTTCTCTCCTCCGGTGATCGGTCGTGGCGTGCTGTGTGGCTGTGTGGGGGTCGAGTGGAGTGGAGACGATCGTCCGGTCAGGACCCGCGAGGCCAAGGCGCTCATCGCGGCGGCCGCCCCGCCTGCCCGAAGGGATGCGAACCGCGGTGATCTCCACATCGCAGTTGCCCCTCCTCAACTAACTGCCACATTAATGTAGCAGTTATTGGATGCTTCTCAACATTTCAGTGGCTCTAGATGCCTCAACCGCAACATTTCCTGGCTAGACTCGGGCCGGTGAGAGCCGATGCAGCACGCAACCTCGAAGCCGTCCTGACCACCGGAGCACGCATGCTCGCCGCCGACCCCGGCGCGAGCATCGCGGGCATCGCCGCCGAGGCCGGGGTGGACCGGAGCACCGTCTACCGGCGCTTCGCCTCCCGCGAGGACCTCCTCGCGGCCATCTACAAAGCCCGCCTCACGGCCATCGAAGGAGCCATCGAGGACGCACGGCTCCGTGAAGCACCCGTCGCCGTCGCCCTGCACCGCTACGTCGAGAACATCATCACCGTCAACCGCACCTGGCCCGTGGACCTCGCCCGCATGCTCGCGGACGACACCGTCCACGCACGCCGCGACGCCGCCGTCCGCGAAGTCGACGCCTTCCTCGAACGCGCCACCGACGAAGGATTGCTCCGCCCCGGCCTTCCCGAAGGATGGGCCGGCGCCTTGCTGCCCGCGCTCATGAACCTGGTGGCCCGGCAGAGCGACGAGCTGAGCCCCGGCCAGGCGGCCGACATCGTCGTCGACACGTTCCTGAAGGGCATCGGAACGCCCTGAGACGGCGACATGCCCTCAGCGAGGACACGTATCTCCATGTGTCTCCGAGCGGGCATCGCAGAAGTCAGCCGTGCGGCAAGAACACTTTCGGCCATTCCAGGTGACGGAGTTTCCGGGGGACATCTAGTGTGGCCCGACGGCAGCTCACAAGGTGGGGCCCGCCAGGGCGCGGTCGCGGCGCAGGGGACGGTACGGAGCCTACGAACGGCACCGGCGCCGAGGGGCAGTCGTCCCACAGCGACGGGGAGAACGACAAGGTTGCCTCCCCGTCACGCCTGACCGGATCCGTGCGCGCGATCCGCGAGGCGTGCGCGCAGAGCTGGTTCAACGGGGAAGGAAGTGGGGGACTATGGAGTCGATCGACGGGGCGATGGTCGGCCGCGAACGCGAGCAGACGGTGCTGTCCGAGCTCGTGGCAGCCGCCGGAGGCCGAGCACTCGTCCTGCGCGGCGACGCCGGTGTGGGCAAGAGCGCCCTGCTGGACCACGTCGCCGGCCTCGCCGAGGGCGAGGAGCACCGAGTGATCAGGGCCGCCGGGGTCGAGGCCGAGTCCGAACTGCCGTACGCCGGCCTGCACCAGTTCCTGTACCCGCTGCTCTCCTCCATCGACCAGCTCGACGACCGCCACCGAGAGGTGTTCGACGTCGTCTTCGGCAGGGGCGAGAACTCGCCTCCTTCCGTCATGACCCTCGGCATCGCCGTCCTCGATCTCCTCTCCCTCGCGGCGTCGCAGAAGCCCCTGCTGCTGGTGCTCGACGATGGCCAGTGGTTCGACACCTCCAGCACCGAGGTGTGCGGATTCGTGGGGCGCCGGCTCACCGGCAGCTCGGCGAAGCTCGTCGTCGGACTGCGTGCCGGCGTGCCGTCGGGCTTCGACACCGCCGCGCTTCCGGAACTGGCGGTGACCACACTGTCGGGGAAGGAGTCGGAACAACTCCTCGACATGCGCCACCCGGAGCTGGACTCCCGGGTCCGCCATCTGATTCTGGACGAGGCTCAGGGCAACCCGCTGGCCCTGCTGGAGCTTCCGTCGTACGTGCGCGGCAACCGGACGGGGCACACGGCCGAGGCGGTGTTCGGGTACGCCGGCATCCCCCTGCCCCAGCGTCTCCAGCAGGTGTACGGCGCCCGGATCGAAGCCCTGGGTGACGATGTCCGCGCGGCGCTGCTGCACGGCGCTCTGGACGGCGTCGGCGCCGGCGCGGCGACCGGCCCCACGGGAAGCGCCCGTTACCGCATGACGGATGTCCATCAGGCGGTGACCGCGGGTCTGCTGGACATCGACGCGCTGAGCGGCGACTTCGTGTTCCGGCATCCGCTGGTGCGTTCCACCGTGGTCCAGATGGCGACGCCCAACGAGCGGCGTGCCGCTCACGCCGTCCTCGCCCAGGTCCACCGCGACGACGTCGAGCGGCGGGCCACGCATCTGGCGGCCTCGACGGTCGATCCGGACGAGCAGGTGGCGGCCGTCCTGGAGGCCGCGGCGGACTCGGCGACCCGGCGTGGCGGCTCACTGGCCGCCATCACCTGGCTGACCCGCGCCGCGGAGCTGAGCGAGAGCCACGAGGAGCGGTCCAGGCGGCTGGGCAGCGCCGCGTACATCGCCGGGCACTCCGGCCGGCTGGAACACGCACAGCAGCTGCTCCGCTCGGGCACGGGCTCCGCCACCGATCCCTCCCCCGACTCGGTGGTCGCGTCGGGCTATGTCGCGTTCTTCGAGGGCGAGGACATCCGGTCTTCGCAGCGTCAGGTGTTCGCGGCGATCGAGAGCATGCGCGACAGCGGGCCGCGGGAGCCGGACGAGGTACTCACCCGCTTGGTCGACCTGCTGCTGGCCATCAACCAGTACGCGAGTGACGAGGTCTGGTGGGAACGGACGCACGAGCTGCTCGGCTCGCTGGGCGATCTGGTGTCCCCGTACTCACGTATCTACCAGGACGCCTGGGGCGACGTGGTGCGTCGCGGCGCCGGTGTGCGGGAGCGGGTGGAACGCGCCTTCGCCGGCCTTCACCTGGAACCGTGGGACGTCACACGGCTCGGTGCCGCCTCGTACCACGTGGACACCCTCAGCCAGTACCGGCCGCTGCTGCAGCGCGCTGCGGACCGCGAGCTGGAGACGGGGGCCGTGAGCGACGCCATGACCATGCTGCACCTGATCATGCTCGACCAGATCGCGGTCGGCGAGTGGGACGAGGCCGAGCTGACCGGCCGGCATTGCCTGGAGCTGACGACAGCGCACGGGCACGGTCTGTTCGTGCACCACACGCTTGCGTATGCGGGCCTGCTGGCCGCTCTGCGCGGCCGGGTCGACGAGGCCCGGGAACTGCAGGCCGTGGTCGACACCTGGGCCCGTCCCCGCGGCGTCGGATTCCTCACGCAGATCGCCGACGCCATCGGCACCACCGCCGCACTCTCCGAAGGCGACTACGAAGCCGCCTACCTCCATGCCATCGGCCTCACCTCCCCCGGCTCCTTCGCCCCCTACGCCCACCAGGCGTCCCGTACCCTCCTCGATCTCGTGGAGGCGGCCCTCCACACCGGCCGCGCCGATCAAGCCCGCAGACACGCCCTGGCCGCCCAGGAAGCGGGCCTCCCCGGCATCTCCCCCCGCCTGGCCCTCGTCACCTACGGCGCCCTCGCCATGACCACCACCGACCCCACCGAAGCCGACGCCCTGTACGAGCGCGCCGAATCCCATCCCGCCGGGGCCGACTTCCCCTTCGAACTCGCCCGCATCCGACTCGCCCGCGGCATCCGCCATCGCCACACCCGGGGACGCGCAGCGGCACGACGGCCCCTGACGCTGGCGGCGGAGACCTTCGAGCGGCTCGGGGCGACCACCTGGACGGAACGGGCCCGGGCCGAACTCCGCGCCACCGGCACTCCCCCGGTCACCTCCTCGGCACACCTCTCCCCACTGACCTGGCAGGAACGCCGCATCGCGGACCTCGCCGCCGGCGGCCTCACCAACAAGGAAATCGGCGCGCGCATGCACCTGTCGCCCCGCACGGTCAGCTCACACCTCTACCGCGTGTTCCCCAAGCTCGGCATCACCGCGCGCGCCGCCCTGCGCGACGCCCTGGGGAAGCTGCCCGACGGCCCGAACATGTGACGCGGCGGCCGGCGGGCGGGACTCCAGGATTCTCCTCGCGGCCGCGCGCGTTCAGCCCGCTGTGGCGCGGAAGCCGCGTTCCTCCAGCCAGCCGAGCACGTAGTCGGCGACGAATCTCCAACCGTTGTCGATGACGAGGGAGTGGCCGCGGTCCGCGAACTGCTTCAGGTCGGTCACGGCCGTCGAGTCGCCGTACTCCTTGTACACCGCTCGCGTGACGGCGTCGGGCACCAGCCGGTCCTCCTGCCCCGACATCAGAAGCAGGGGGCCGCGGTGCACGTTCCCGACGTCGACCTCGGGACTGCCGGCCTCGCCTGCGGCTCCGAGTTCGTCGACGAGACGGCGGGGAGCCGGCAC
This is a stretch of genomic DNA from Streptomyces sp. R44. It encodes these proteins:
- a CDS encoding nitroreductase family protein, coding for MSTTTSPSPSSFRTLVTSLIEDAVTAPSMHNAQPWRFVHRTATGTVELHGDPSRDLPRGDPVRRALHLGCGAALFGLRVAAAHRGRHAVVRLLPDPADPWHLADVRLTEAVADSDELSVLRPALRERHTSRFPFTEERIPPEILDGLRSAAFLEGCRLVVPGAWHTDTVLELVHDSERFESADAAVRKEIAAWIRTGTEDEGSLTEGIPAYAVGPRQYDVTSPVRDFDAHGLLPGRVSARFEKSPQIALLCTVEDTPKDWLTAGQAMHRVLLQATLDGLSTSPVSQPLEWPELRSMARDPGSTTGYVHMVIRLGYGPRGRATPRRPVSEVLTFA
- a CDS encoding GNAT family N-acetyltransferase, whose translation is MMNLAESTESMEQLAVAWRAMVLDRDPEADVRDLPGIAVRWADCRFAFWNCLTLTEVGADAELLERRLHQAAEIMRSKERPGFLWLFEDLLDDRARDALEAAAERAGLEHAFPGTGMAGDLLPVPEPTHPDLTFVRVATDEQLRAFADLNSLAYGFPLEDGRDGLVGSTLWKEGVHAYLGMRGDVPVTCAGTVEADGRLFVVLVATHPEWERRGYGEAVTRKALYEGGQATGLTRATLHATVAGAPVYPRIGFKPNSPMSFFALKG
- a CDS encoding aldehyde dehydrogenase → MITYDRLFIGGSWVEPSDPELLDIASPHDRSVVGRAAQARPADIDRAVAAARASFEAGEWSLTPPAERITVLRRFNALREKNAERIAQLISLENGSAGWFTRAGQPGLTRQANAYLKAAQEFAWEETLTPSDPTSTVRNVVRREAVGVVAAVIPWNSPFSSATSKIIPALLAGNSVVLKVSPENSLSMGFLAELLEQVGLPEGVISVLPADRETSEYLISHQEVDKIAFTGSTRAGRRIAAIAGEQLKRVSLELGGKSAAVILPDADIDKAVAGLKFGSLLNNGESCIAQTRILAPRSRYEEVVTALKGMVESLKVGHPDAPDTFIGPMIRPDQQERVREYIRLGIDEGARLVTGGPQIPEGLEKGNYVTPTVFADVDNAMRIAQEEIFGPVLVVIAYEGEDDAVRIANDSEYGLSGGVWSSDEEHALAVARRIRTGTVTVNGASVAFDGPFGGFKASGIGREYGAIGLGTYTEYKTITV
- a CDS encoding TetR/AcrR family transcriptional regulator, whose translation is MLAADPGASIAGIAAEAGVDRSTVYRRFASREDLLAAIYKARLTAIEGAIEDARLREAPVAVALHRYVENIITVNRTWPVDLARMLADDTVHARRDAAVREVDAFLERATDEGLLRPGLPEGWAGALLPALMNLVARQSDELSPGQAADIVVDTFLKGIGTP
- a CDS encoding AAA family ATPase: MESIDGAMVGREREQTVLSELVAAAGGRALVLRGDAGVGKSALLDHVAGLAEGEEHRVIRAAGVEAESELPYAGLHQFLYPLLSSIDQLDDRHREVFDVVFGRGENSPPSVMTLGIAVLDLLSLAASQKPLLLVLDDGQWFDTSSTEVCGFVGRRLTGSSAKLVVGLRAGVPSGFDTAALPELAVTTLSGKESEQLLDMRHPELDSRVRHLILDEAQGNPLALLELPSYVRGNRTGHTAEAVFGYAGIPLPQRLQQVYGARIEALGDDVRAALLHGALDGVGAGAATGPTGSARYRMTDVHQAVTAGLLDIDALSGDFVFRHPLVRSTVVQMATPNERRAAHAVLAQVHRDDVERRATHLAASTVDPDEQVAAVLEAAADSATRRGGSLAAITWLTRAAELSESHEERSRRLGSAAYIAGHSGRLEHAQQLLRSGTGSATDPSPDSVVASGYVAFFEGEDIRSSQRQVFAAIESMRDSGPREPDEVLTRLVDLLLAINQYASDEVWWERTHELLGSLGDLVSPYSRIYQDAWGDVVRRGAGVRERVERAFAGLHLEPWDVTRLGAASYHVDTLSQYRPLLQRAADRELETGAVSDAMTMLHLIMLDQIAVGEWDEAELTGRHCLELTTAHGHGLFVHHTLAYAGLLAALRGRVDEARELQAVVDTWARPRGVGFLTQIADAIGTTAALSEGDYEAAYLHAIGLTSPGSFAPYAHQASRTLLDLVEAALHTGRADQARRHALAAQEAGLPGISPRLALVTYGALAMTTTDPTEADALYERAESHPAGADFPFELARIRLARGIRHRHTRGRAAARRPLTLAAETFERLGATTWTERARAELRATGTPPVTSSAHLSPLTWQERRIADLAAGGLTNKEIGARMHLSPRTVSSHLYRVFPKLGITARAALRDALGKLPDGPNM